AAATTGTTGATGCGGATATTGCATCACGAAAAGCAGTAGAAAAAGGTTCTAAAGGCTTGCAACAAGTGCGTGAAGCGTTTGGAGAAGAAGCGGTCACTGAGTCAGGTGAGATGGATCGCCAATATATCGGAGAACAAATCTTTTATGATAGTGGGCTTCGTGAAAAATTAAATGCGATTGTACATCCAATCGTGCGTGAATTGATGGAAGTAGAAAAAGAACAATATTTAGCAGAAGGACACCATGTGATAATGGATATTCCATTGCTATATGAAAACAAACTTGAAGATACAGTAGATGAAGTATGGC
This region of Staphylococcus sp. IVB6240 genomic DNA includes:
- the coaE gene encoding dephospho-CoA kinase (Dephospho-CoA kinase (CoaE) performs the final step in coenzyme A biosynthesis.), with protein sequence MPKVIGLTGGIATGKSTVAQLLSAHGFKIVDADIASRKAVEKGSKGLQQVREAFGEEAVTESGEMDRQYIGEQIFYDSGLREKLNAIVHPIVRELMEVEKEQYLAEGHHVIMDIPLLYENKLEDTVDEVWLVYASEPIQVDRLMARNELSLEDAKARVYSQISIDKKSRMADVVIENLDTTLELKQNVEQLLIDKGYIEPYTAEEE